In a genomic window of uncultured Flavobacterium sp.:
- a CDS encoding vitamin K epoxide reductase family protein, with product MLKLVQKFLQINRYSEIKNEFKDLFLSHPNYPSLFAITDSFDLLSIENAAVRVSKEQIVDLPSNFLAYFKEELILVEKAKNFVRINSQKKRNYKMAYEKFLLDWNGVIVAIEPNNVVARENLKIEYNGLKYFLPLLLLTGLSFFYNTYNWFSLIFLGISILGLIVSVLIVQEKLGFKNSLISKICNLSSNSSCDSVINSSIGIQNKWINFSDLPLLFFSASYISILIQPLNSAIFIGFLSLLAIPVIVSSIWIQKFEIQKWCVMCLIVSFLIFAQSVVWFSSDLFTLSFSLENIFPFFFSLILLIPIWYVVKSMVKSILSNENSLKELKKFKRNYSLLNFLAKKVPNTKGFEDLRGLNFGNRNAVVKLSIIISPSCGHCHKAFQEAFDLVLRYPDKIFLNVLFNINPENADNQYKVIVERLLSINRSTPGKTVEAISDWHIKKMSLKKWMKKWHVDSISMMITQEINKQYEWCSKNNFNYTPVTIVNDKLFPSEYELSELKYFLNDFVEEVEIFEKTA from the coding sequence ATGTTAAAACTTGTCCAAAAATTTCTCCAAATAAATAGATACTCGGAAATTAAAAATGAGTTTAAGGATCTGTTTCTTTCTCATCCTAATTATCCAAGTCTATTTGCTATAACAGATTCTTTTGATTTACTATCTATAGAGAATGCTGCGGTAAGAGTTTCAAAAGAGCAGATCGTTGATTTGCCTTCAAATTTTTTAGCATATTTTAAGGAAGAACTTATATTGGTAGAAAAGGCTAAAAATTTTGTACGTATTAATAGTCAGAAAAAAAGAAACTATAAAATGGCTTACGAAAAATTCCTTTTAGACTGGAATGGAGTAATTGTAGCTATAGAACCTAATAATGTAGTAGCAAGAGAAAATTTAAAAATAGAATACAATGGATTAAAATATTTTTTACCTCTTTTGCTTTTAACAGGTTTATCATTTTTTTATAATACATATAATTGGTTTAGTCTTATTTTTTTAGGAATATCAATTTTAGGATTGATTGTAAGTGTTTTAATCGTTCAAGAGAAATTAGGGTTTAAAAACAGTTTAATTTCAAAAATTTGTAATCTAAGTTCTAACTCTTCTTGTGATTCAGTTATAAATAGCAGCATAGGAATTCAAAATAAATGGATTAATTTTTCAGATTTGCCATTGTTATTTTTTAGTGCAAGTTATATATCAATTTTGATTCAGCCTCTAAATTCAGCAATTTTCATAGGTTTCTTGAGCTTATTGGCGATTCCTGTTATAGTTTCCTCTATTTGGATTCAAAAGTTTGAAATTCAAAAATGGTGTGTAATGTGTCTGATAGTTTCATTTTTGATCTTTGCGCAAAGCGTGGTTTGGTTTTCATCAGATTTGTTTACGTTGAGTTTTAGTTTAGAAAATATTTTTCCATTCTTTTTTTCATTGATACTTCTGATTCCAATTTGGTACGTTGTTAAATCAATGGTAAAAAGCATCTTAAGCAATGAAAATTCGCTAAAAGAATTAAAAAAGTTTAAAAGAAATTATTCTTTGTTGAACTTCTTAGCTAAGAAAGTACCAAATACTAAAGGGTTTGAAGATTTAAGAGGATTAAATTTTGGAAACAGAAACGCTGTGGTAAAGCTTTCGATAATAATAAGTCCAAGTTGCGGACATTGTCACAAAGCGTTTCAGGAAGCATTTGATTTGGTTTTAAGATATCCTGATAAAATATTTTTGAATGTTCTTTTTAATATTAATCCGGAAAATGCGGATAATCAATATAAAGTTATTGTCGAAAGACTTTTATCAATAAACAGATCAACACCGGGAAAAACGGTTGAAGCGATTTCGGACTGGCATATTAAAAAAATGAGCCTGAAGAAATGGATGAAAAAATGGCATGTTGATTCTATTAGTATGATGATAACACAGGAAATAAACAAACAATATGAATGGTGTTCTAAGAATAATTTTAATTACACACCAGTTACAATTGTAAATGACAAATTGTTTCCAAGCGAATATGAATTAAGCGAATTGAAATACTTTTTGAATGATTTTGTTGAAGAAGTAGAAATTTTCGAAAAAACAGCATAA
- a CDS encoding AraC family transcriptional regulator yields the protein MRLIISFLLFFVLNAAFSQKNAITEKEYLILQDKIRLNFNANVDSAVVYANQMAKSNDFRHKAFANGSLAFSLQLKGKTKESQEKYKLAIGYLSKIPSSRDKTQLESYILNFGGLAEWKRGNFSEAIEQYQKGMKLSVQIGDIMQIIKFKMNTSVINEAVGNYQLAIKNMRQLDIFIDKNESLFTKEDFLNRKSNISVNLGSSYESYFVKNQKKRFLLDSAEYFYKKAITYSKNNPYTKITSKLSLGNVYNWKNDYKNAEKAYYDVVFLSQQNDRQDLLCFANYNLGDIYFSTKKYDKALVFFKKCDSIAAITNINQLDYLKSNYYQAKIYNILKRPELAYKHSKIYLDNYEEFETKLNDEALEVNYKQGVGNLTDEMVTIEKKYKNDVFLNRGLKVFYVLVFVVIVFLLIKNIRDKNKAHKKMNALIEEFKANIEKRNNPEFEQKEVEVVEELVLEPEEVHLKKENVNLSIDEAKENKIVEKLLALESKLEYLNADFTLPYVAKKIKTNTTYLSYVVNKRFGKSFGEYSNELKINYVINEMITNHMYRKYSTQAIAESVGFKNAVSFAKSFRKRTGVSPAQFASNI from the coding sequence ATGAGGCTGATCATCTCTTTTTTACTCTTTTTTGTTCTAAATGCAGCATTTTCACAAAAAAATGCTATAACGGAAAAAGAGTATTTGATATTGCAAGATAAAATCCGACTTAATTTTAATGCAAATGTCGATAGTGCTGTTGTATATGCTAACCAAATGGCTAAATCTAATGATTTTAGACATAAAGCATTTGCAAACGGATCATTAGCTTTTTCTTTACAATTAAAGGGAAAAACAAAAGAATCTCAGGAAAAATATAAGTTGGCGATTGGTTATTTGAGTAAAATTCCTTCATCAAGAGATAAAACGCAATTAGAATCCTATATTCTAAATTTTGGAGGATTGGCAGAATGGAAAAGAGGTAATTTTAGTGAAGCCATTGAGCAATATCAGAAAGGAATGAAACTTTCTGTGCAAATAGGCGATATAATGCAAATTATCAAATTCAAAATGAATACTTCCGTAATTAATGAGGCAGTTGGGAACTATCAATTGGCCATTAAAAACATGAGACAACTAGATATATTTATTGATAAAAATGAAAGTCTATTTACCAAAGAAGATTTTTTAAATAGAAAAAGCAATATCAGTGTCAATCTAGGTAGTTCTTACGAAAGTTATTTTGTAAAAAATCAAAAAAAAAGATTTTTGCTTGATTCAGCAGAATATTTTTATAAAAAAGCGATTACATATTCTAAAAATAATCCCTACACCAAAATCACCTCAAAGCTAAGCTTAGGTAATGTTTATAATTGGAAAAATGATTATAAAAATGCTGAAAAAGCGTATTACGATGTTGTGTTTTTATCTCAACAAAATGACAGACAAGACTTATTGTGTTTTGCTAATTATAATTTGGGAGACATTTATTTTTCAACAAAAAAATATGATAAAGCACTTGTGTTTTTTAAAAAATGTGATTCAATTGCCGCTATAACAAACATAAATCAATTAGATTATTTAAAGTCTAATTACTATCAGGCAAAAATTTACAATATACTCAAGCGACCTGAATTAGCTTATAAACATTCTAAAATCTATCTGGATAATTATGAGGAATTCGAAACAAAATTAAACGACGAAGCATTAGAGGTAAACTACAAACAAGGAGTTGGTAATCTAACGGATGAAATGGTTACTATTGAGAAGAAATATAAAAATGATGTTTTCTTAAATAGAGGACTAAAAGTTTTTTATGTACTTGTTTTTGTTGTAATTGTGTTTTTATTAATAAAAAATATCAGAGATAAAAATAAAGCTCATAAAAAAATGAATGCTTTAATCGAAGAGTTTAAAGCCAATATAGAGAAGAGAAATAATCCTGAATTTGAACAAAAAGAGGTAGAAGTAGTAGAAGAACTCGTACTTGAGCCTGAAGAAGTTCATCTCAAGAAAGAAAATGTCAATCTAAGTATTGATGAGGCTAAAGAAAATAAAATAGTAGAGAAATTACTGGCGCTGGAAAGCAAGTTAGAATACTTAAATGCTGATTTTACATTGCCTTATGTAGCCAAAAAAATCAAAACAAATACAACCTATTTATCTTATGTTGTTAACAAACGTTTTGGTAAATCATTTGGAGAATATTCAAATGAACTTAAAATTAATTATGTAATCAACGAGATGATTACTAATCATATGTATCGTAAATACTCTACTCAGGCTATTGCAGAAAGTGTAGGTTTCAAGAATGCAGTTTCTTTTGCAAAATCATTCCGAAAAAGAACCGGGGTTTCTCCAGCTCAGTTTGCAAGTAATATTTAG
- a CDS encoding AraC family transcriptional regulator, translating into MRLIVSFLFFFILSATFAQHTKSMTEEEYAILRHKIRQNFNANTDSSLVYANQMAKSNNNKHLAFANAALSVLWQNKGKTELSKEKYKKALYYLDKVPDSKDKIQLQSYVYNYGGLAEFDRRNFRAAIEKFQQGIKLSEKIGDINQLVNFKANIVLANEVVGNYLLAIKNAKDLDNFLHENKDLFDKESFLNKKSNINLSLGGSYEDYFTANKSKRFLLDSAEYYYKKTVDYSENYLFNKITAKLNLGNVYNWKGNLKEAEKAYYQVVLLCEENDQKELLCIANFNLGDVNYTQKKYDKALFFYKNTDSLAILSNSNELDYLKSNYYQSKIYTILKKPELAYAHSKIYLDSKKKYEAKLKKERSEVNELQGIDSQTKEMIAVERNYKEDLFLNKSLKSFYIFLIIGIVTLLVKSNRDKNKANKKMSALIQELKADIEKENGSFAKVKLLESIKTENASLCIDVTKENEIVEKLLELESNLEYLNTGFTLAYVAKTIKTNTTYLSYVVNKRFGKSFGEYTNELKINYAINKMITSETYRKKSTQATAESVGFKNAGSFAKSFRKRTGVSPAQFANNI; encoded by the coding sequence ATGAGACTGATTGTTAGTTTTTTATTCTTTTTTATTCTCAGTGCTACTTTTGCTCAGCATACAAAATCGATGACTGAAGAAGAATATGCAATTTTGAGACATAAAATCAGGCAAAACTTTAATGCAAATACAGATAGTTCTCTTGTATATGCGAATCAAATGGCAAAATCAAATAACAACAAACATTTGGCTTTTGCAAATGCAGCATTATCAGTTTTATGGCAGAATAAAGGAAAAACAGAATTATCAAAAGAAAAATATAAAAAAGCACTTTATTATCTGGACAAAGTACCTGATTCGAAAGATAAGATACAATTGCAATCCTATGTGTATAATTATGGCGGATTAGCGGAGTTTGACAGAAGAAATTTTAGAGCTGCAATTGAAAAATTTCAACAGGGAATTAAACTTTCAGAAAAAATAGGAGATATTAACCAACTGGTTAACTTTAAGGCTAATATTGTTTTGGCTAATGAAGTAGTAGGAAACTATCTATTAGCGATTAAGAATGCAAAAGACCTTGATAATTTTCTTCATGAAAATAAAGATTTATTCGATAAAGAAAGTTTTCTGAATAAAAAAAGTAACATCAATCTTAGTTTAGGAGGTTCTTATGAAGATTACTTTACAGCAAATAAGAGTAAAAGATTCTTGTTAGATTCGGCAGAGTATTATTATAAGAAGACGGTTGATTATTCAGAGAATTATCTTTTTAATAAAATCACTGCAAAATTAAACTTAGGAAATGTCTACAATTGGAAAGGTAATCTAAAAGAAGCCGAAAAAGCCTATTATCAAGTTGTACTTCTTTGCGAAGAGAATGATCAAAAAGAGTTACTGTGTATTGCTAACTTTAATTTAGGAGATGTCAATTACACACAAAAAAAGTATGATAAAGCATTGTTTTTTTATAAAAATACCGATTCGCTTGCGATTTTAAGTAATTCGAATGAGTTAGATTACCTAAAATCTAATTACTATCAATCAAAAATTTATACAATTCTTAAAAAACCGGAATTGGCTTATGCACATTCCAAAATTTATTTAGATAGTAAAAAAAAATATGAGGCAAAATTAAAGAAAGAAAGATCAGAAGTAAATGAATTACAAGGCATCGACAGTCAGACAAAGGAAATGATTGCGGTTGAACGAAATTATAAGGAAGATCTTTTTTTAAATAAAAGCCTGAAAAGTTTTTATATATTTTTAATTATCGGAATTGTTACGCTCTTAGTCAAAAGCAATAGAGATAAAAATAAAGCTAATAAAAAGATGAGTGCCTTAATACAGGAACTTAAAGCAGATATAGAAAAGGAAAATGGTAGTTTTGCTAAAGTAAAATTGCTTGAATCGATAAAAACTGAAAATGCGAGTTTATGCATTGATGTGACTAAAGAAAATGAAATCGTCGAAAAGCTTTTAGAGCTTGAAAGCAATTTAGAATACTTGAATACCGGTTTCACATTGGCTTATGTTGCCAAAACAATCAAAACAAATACAACTTACTTATCTTATGTAGTCAATAAACGATTTGGAAAATCATTTGGAGAATATACCAATGAACTAAAAATTAATTATGCAATTAATAAGATGATCACCAGTGAAACTTATAGAAAAAAATCTACACAGGCTACTGCAGAAAGTGTAGGATTTAAAAACGCAGGTTCTTTTGCAAAATCATTTCGCAAAAGAACCGGAGTATCTCCGGCTCAATTTGCGAATAATATTTAA
- a CDS encoding S41 family peptidase, with translation MKRILLLILVLLFQNSFSKPITETQKLAATCKVWGFLKYYHPNVANGNFDWDEQLFKILPKIEEAKTDVEFSNVIEKWINSLGKVKAYKAEISNEKVDYFDKNFDLSWTQNPDFFSKSLSQKLKFIEQNKIQGRQYYVEQGIAFRNEVEYTEFDDKDKNFRLLLLFRFWNYVEYFFPYKYQMDQNWDSTLIEFLPRTINPVSQTDYYLSLKEFSAKLNDTHALFGANKLFDIFGWKFIPFKVKFIDNKAIIVGFENESLSMINDLKIGDVITKIDGKSIADLLKENQKYIEGSNYAAILNNIEWTVFGGNADTSEIEFIRNDKIATKAINRYAYKDLKINYENNSEKYKLLDDNIGYVNMAVLTTDDVPVMMEKFKSSKAIIFDIRNYPQGTNFAIAEYLNPEPKDFVKSMDVDLSSPGRYIWRKEDSPCWKINPDYYKGNVILLVNEKSISHSEFTAMTLKVAPKTTIIGSQTAGTDGANYRFEIIKGIWSSFTTYGVFYPDKTEVQRIGIVPDIEVNQTILGIQQGKDEILDRAILFAKNGK, from the coding sequence ATGAAGAGAATTTTACTCCTTATTCTTGTTTTATTATTTCAAAACTCTTTTTCAAAACCCATAACTGAAACCCAAAAATTAGCTGCAACTTGTAAAGTTTGGGGTTTTCTAAAATATTATCATCCGAATGTTGCTAATGGAAATTTTGATTGGGATGAACAGCTTTTCAAAATATTACCAAAAATAGAAGAAGCAAAAACAGATGTAGAATTTTCAAATGTTATTGAAAAATGGATTAATTCTTTGGGGAAAGTTAAAGCTTATAAAGCTGAAATCTCAAACGAAAAAGTTGATTATTTTGATAAAAACTTTGATCTTTCGTGGACACAAAATCCAGATTTTTTTTCTAAAAGTCTTTCTCAAAAACTCAAATTTATTGAACAAAATAAAATTCAGGGGAGACAATATTACGTTGAACAAGGAATTGCATTTAGAAATGAAGTAGAATACACGGAATTCGATGATAAGGACAAAAACTTCCGTCTTTTGCTTTTGTTTCGTTTCTGGAATTATGTCGAATATTTCTTTCCGTACAAATATCAAATGGATCAAAACTGGGATTCGACTTTGATAGAATTTTTGCCCAGAACAATTAATCCTGTTTCTCAAACTGATTATTATTTGTCATTAAAAGAATTTAGTGCTAAACTAAATGATACTCACGCTTTGTTTGGAGCAAATAAACTATTCGATATTTTTGGCTGGAAATTTATTCCTTTTAAGGTCAAATTTATTGATAACAAAGCAATTATTGTTGGTTTTGAAAATGAATCGTTATCTATGATAAACGATTTAAAAATAGGAGATGTTATTACTAAAATTGATGGAAAATCAATTGCTGATCTTTTAAAAGAAAATCAAAAATATATTGAAGGATCAAATTATGCTGCAATCTTAAACAATATCGAATGGACGGTTTTTGGAGGGAATGCTGATACTTCCGAAATTGAATTTATAAGAAATGATAAAATAGCCACAAAAGCAATAAATCGATATGCCTATAAAGATTTGAAAATTAATTACGAAAACAATAGCGAGAAATATAAACTATTAGACGATAATATTGGATACGTTAATATGGCTGTATTAACTACAGATGATGTTCCGGTTATGATGGAAAAGTTTAAAAGTTCAAAAGCTATAATTTTTGACATTCGTAATTATCCTCAAGGAACTAATTTTGCTATAGCGGAATATTTAAATCCGGAACCGAAAGATTTTGTAAAATCAATGGATGTTGATTTAAGTTCTCCGGGACGTTATATTTGGAGAAAAGAAGATAGTCCTTGCTGGAAAATTAATCCGGATTACTATAAAGGAAATGTTATTCTTTTAGTGAATGAAAAATCGATAAGTCATTCTGAATTTACTGCCATGACATTAAAAGTTGCTCCAAAAACGACTATAATTGGCAGTCAGACTGCAGGGACGGATGGAGCAAATTACAGATTCGAAATTATAAAAGGTATTTGGTCTTCGTTTACAACTTACGGTGTTTTTTATCCTGATAAAACAGAAGTTCAACGTATAGGAATCGTGCCTGATATTGAAGTAAACCAAACTATTTTAGGTATTCAACAAGGAAAAGACGAGATTCTGGATCGCGCAATTCTTTTTGCTAAAAACGGGAAATAA
- a CDS encoding HlyD family efflux transporter periplasmic adaptor subunit, which translates to MAEDTFELRSEEVQDILTKVPHWMIRWGTVVIFAIIFLLFFVSWFIKYPDVVNTEIIITTNIPPEKIVSKSSGRIEAILVQDKAIVAKNTTLAIIENTANYKDVFLLKSIVDKYNVNDSKKAFPFALLKNAQLGEIESAFAVFQKDYQAEQLNEDLQPFEVENRAQISEKVQIKERLEILQQQKVINESELQLQKNEIARFETLFNKGIISAQEMEAKKLTYLQAQKSYRSLLSSISQLKSTLIDNTKSSQSSQINSTKEEVNLGRNMAQSFYQLKKVIKDWEMAYTLKTSVSGVVTFLQVWTENQTINVGDNVFSIIPDARNGFVGKVKAPALNSGKIKVGQKVNIRLANFPDREFGVLRGKIRNISLVPDKDGNILLDVALPNGLQTSYKKQIVFQQEMKGSAEIVTEDLRLIERILYQFKSIFEQV; encoded by the coding sequence ATGGCAGAAGATACATTTGAATTAAGAAGTGAAGAAGTACAGGACATTCTCACCAAAGTACCACATTGGATGATACGTTGGGGAACTGTTGTAATATTTGCCATTATATTTTTGCTGTTTTTCGTGTCCTGGTTCATCAAATATCCGGACGTTGTAAATACCGAAATTATAATCACAACCAATATTCCACCGGAGAAAATCGTCTCGAAATCATCGGGTAGAATCGAAGCTATTTTGGTACAGGATAAAGCCATAGTTGCTAAAAATACCACATTGGCGATAATCGAAAATACGGCAAATTATAAAGATGTTTTTTTATTAAAAAGCATAGTGGACAAATACAATGTCAACGATTCAAAAAAAGCATTTCCGTTTGCATTGCTCAAAAATGCGCAGTTGGGAGAAATAGAAAGCGCATTTGCAGTTTTTCAAAAAGATTATCAGGCCGAACAATTAAATGAAGATTTACAGCCTTTTGAAGTCGAGAACAGAGCACAGATTTCAGAGAAAGTTCAGATAAAGGAAAGACTGGAAATTCTGCAACAGCAAAAAGTGATAAACGAGAGCGAATTACAGCTTCAGAAAAATGAAATTGCACGATTTGAAACCCTTTTCAATAAAGGAATTATTTCGGCACAGGAAATGGAAGCCAAGAAACTGACTTACTTGCAGGCTCAGAAGAGTTATAGAAGCTTGTTATCGTCGATTTCGCAATTAAAATCCACTTTGATCGATAATACAAAATCAAGTCAGAGTTCGCAGATAAACAGCACCAAAGAAGAAGTTAATCTGGGACGCAATATGGCACAATCATTTTATCAGCTTAAAAAAGTGATAAAAGACTGGGAAATGGCCTATACGCTAAAAACATCTGTAAGCGGTGTTGTTACGTTTTTGCAGGTTTGGACAGAGAATCAAACGATAAATGTTGGCGATAATGTTTTTTCTATAATTCCCGACGCTAGAAATGGTTTTGTTGGAAAAGTAAAAGCACCGGCGTTGAATTCAGGAAAAATAAAAGTTGGTCAAAAAGTAAACATCAGACTGGCGAATTTCCCTGACAGAGAATTTGGAGTTCTTAGAGGGAAAATCAGAAACATTTCTTTGGTTCCGGACAAAGACGGAAATATACTTCTTGACGTTGCACTTCCAAACGGATTGCAAACTTCTTATAAAAAACAAATTGTATTTCAACAGGAAATGAAAGGAAGTGCTGAAATCGTAACCGAAGATTTGAGACTTATCGAAAGAATTCTGTATCAGTTCAAGAGCATTTTTGAACAGGTTTAA
- a CDS encoding peptidase domain-containing ABC transporter: protein MKKFTNYIQADFKDCGPTCLKIIAKHYGKTINIQELRDISETTREGSNLLFLSDAAEKIGFRTLGVKMSADRLDEAPLPCILHWNQNHYVVLYKIKKDTYYISDPAFGLIEYNKEDFLKFWIGNNADETTEEGIALLIEATPKFYQSEFDKEEHKGLGFKLLSQYVLRYKSFLIQLSIGLFASSLLQLIFPFLTQSIVDIGIQNQNIHFIYLILFAQLFLFAGRIGLELIRSWILLHLSTRINISLISDFFIKLMNLPISFFDVRMTGDIMQRINDHRRIEKILTTSSISVLFSVINMFVMGGVLAYFNLQIFFVFFVGSIFYFGWITLFLKRREVLDYKRFAEVSQEQSKVMELINGMQEIKLHNAEKQKRWGWEYVQARLFRVSIKGLILEQTQTIGSSVINELKNIFIIFLSAKLVIDGSITLGMMLAISSIVGSLNGPITQLIEFVRELQDAKISLARLSEIHEKEDETDQEEHQTHEVPYDSDIEIKNLSYRYLGSDIPVLDDLTLKIPANKVTAIVGVSGSGKTTLMKLLLKFYEPEKGEINIGNSQLRNISQKAWRSNIGAVMQEGFIFNDTIANNIAIGVDKVDKERLVYASDVANIKEYISSLPLGYNTKIGSEGTGMSTGQKQRLLIARAVYKNPEILFFDEATSALDANNEKEIMRKLDIFFKEKTVVVIAHRLSTVMNADQIVVLDKGKIIEIGSHSALVQQKGNYFELVRNQLQLGN, encoded by the coding sequence TTGAAAAAATTTACCAATTACATACAAGCTGATTTCAAAGATTGCGGCCCTACATGTTTAAAAATAATCGCAAAACATTACGGTAAAACAATCAATATTCAGGAGTTAAGAGATATTAGCGAAACGACTCGTGAGGGAAGTAATTTGCTTTTTTTAAGTGACGCTGCTGAGAAAATTGGGTTTAGAACTCTTGGTGTAAAAATGAGTGCCGACAGATTAGATGAAGCTCCGCTTCCGTGCATCTTGCATTGGAATCAGAATCATTATGTGGTACTTTATAAAATAAAAAAAGACACTTATTATATTTCAGATCCGGCATTCGGTTTAATCGAATACAATAAAGAAGATTTTCTAAAATTCTGGATTGGAAACAATGCTGATGAAACTACTGAAGAAGGAATCGCATTATTAATCGAAGCAACACCAAAATTTTATCAATCAGAATTTGATAAAGAAGAACACAAAGGATTAGGCTTTAAATTGCTGTCTCAATATGTTCTGAGATACAAATCATTTCTTATACAGTTAAGTATTGGATTATTTGCCAGTAGTTTGCTGCAGCTAATATTCCCGTTTTTAACACAAAGTATTGTAGATATTGGGATTCAGAATCAGAATATCCATTTTATTTATTTGATACTTTTTGCACAATTGTTTCTTTTTGCCGGAAGAATTGGTTTAGAACTTATCAGAAGCTGGATATTGTTGCATCTTTCGACCAGAATCAACATTTCGCTGATTTCAGATTTCTTTATAAAATTAATGAATCTTCCTATTTCGTTCTTTGATGTGAGAATGACAGGAGATATCATGCAGCGTATTAACGATCACCGAAGAATCGAAAAAATTCTGACCACTTCGTCTATAAGCGTTTTGTTTTCTGTGATCAATATGTTTGTTATGGGAGGCGTTTTGGCGTATTTTAACCTGCAGATTTTCTTTGTATTTTTTGTCGGAAGTATCTTTTACTTCGGATGGATTACTTTGTTTTTAAAACGTCGAGAAGTACTGGATTACAAACGTTTTGCCGAAGTTTCGCAAGAACAAAGCAAAGTAATGGAACTTATCAACGGAATGCAGGAAATCAAACTCCACAACGCCGAAAAACAAAAACGCTGGGGTTGGGAATATGTTCAGGCAAGACTTTTTAGAGTTTCGATAAAAGGATTGATTTTAGAACAAACCCAAACCATTGGTTCCTCTGTAATCAACGAACTAAAGAATATTTTTATCATATTCTTATCTGCAAAATTAGTAATTGACGGATCGATAACTCTGGGTATGATGTTGGCGATTAGTTCAATTGTTGGAAGTTTAAACGGACCAATCACCCAGCTTATAGAATTTGTGAGAGAGCTTCAGGATGCAAAAATCTCTTTGGCGAGATTGTCAGAAATTCACGAAAAAGAAGACGAAACCGATCAGGAAGAACATCAAACCCACGAAGTTCCGTATGACTCGGATATTGAGATAAAAAACCTTTCGTATCGTTATTTAGGATCTGATATTCCGGTTTTGGATGATTTAACCCTTAAAATACCAGCCAATAAAGTAACGGCAATAGTTGGTGTTAGCGGAAGCGGAAAAACCACTCTGATGAAATTGCTTCTTAAATTCTACGAACCCGAAAAAGGGGAAATCAATATTGGCAATTCACAGTTGAGAAACATTTCGCAAAAAGCCTGGAGATCCAATATTGGCGCAGTAATGCAGGAAGGTTTTATTTTTAATGATACAATAGCCAATAATATTGCCATTGGTGTTGACAAAGTCGATAAAGAACGCTTGGTATATGCTTCAGATGTAGCCAATATAAAAGAATATATATCGAGTTTACCACTGGGTTATAACACAAAAATTGGCTCAGAAGGAACCGGAATGAGTACCGGACAAAAACAAAGATTATTGATTGCAAGAGCGGTTTACAAAAACCCCGAAATATTATTCTTTGATGAAGCAACATCAGCATTAGATGCCAATAATGAAAAAGAAATTATGCGAAAACTCGATATTTTCTTCAAAGAAAAAACCGTTGTGGTCATCGCACACCGTTTAAGTACGGTTATGAACGCAGATCAGATTGTGGTTCTGGATAAAGGAAAAATTATCGAAATAGGATCACACTCGGCATTAGTACAACAAAAAGGAAATTATTTTGAATTGGTTCGTAATCAATTACAATTAGGAAATTAA